From a single Geoanaerobacter pelophilus genomic region:
- a CDS encoding ACP phosphodiesterase, with protein MNFLFHMLLSGDDDQILVGNFMGDFVKGPLAERFPERIRQGINLHRKIDSFASRSELFQQSRRRLDLHYGLYRGVMIDLFYDHFLVAEWDNWSEESFDSYLNRSRAIITRLNDELPERLQQVVPIIFDELLPSYGQVSGIGSALTRMSRRLKRANPLAGGEVELERHYEALRADFHGFMPQVRSFSDEMLNSNPAMNIISPLIG; from the coding sequence CAACTTCATGGGTGATTTTGTCAAAGGTCCTTTGGCAGAAAGGTTCCCTGAACGCATCAGGCAGGGGATCAACCTCCACCGGAAAATAGACTCGTTTGCCAGCCGTTCAGAGCTGTTTCAGCAGAGCCGGCGTCGTCTTGACCTTCATTACGGCCTGTATCGAGGAGTAATGATTGACCTGTTCTATGATCATTTCCTGGTGGCTGAGTGGGACAACTGGTCGGAAGAATCGTTCGATAGCTATCTAAACCGGAGCAGGGCAATTATAACCAGGCTCAATGACGAGCTCCCGGAGCGGCTGCAACAGGTTGTGCCGATAATCTTCGATGAGCTTCTTCCATCCTATGGCCAGGTGAGCGGCATAGGCAGCGCACTGACCCGGATGTCCAGAAGGTTGAAACGTGCCAACCCGCTTGCCGGCGGTGAGGTGGAGCTGGAGCGGCATTACGAAGCCCTTCGTGCCGATTTCCATGGCTTTATGCCCCAGGTACGAAGCTTTAGCGATGAGATGCTGAACTCAAATCCCGCGATGAACATAATCAGCCCATTGATTGGATAA